In the Patescibacteria group bacterium genome, one interval contains:
- a CDS encoding NUDIX domain-containing protein, which translates to MHTHRANLEVIVRAVIQKDDKLLVCHEKGSDHYFTPGGHIEPGESAEEALKRELKEELDLTIKKSFFIGAVENIFTLYPRGSGFTQDREEHHELILNYKVEALDVKDKSLEDHIDFFFFDIGRFSKEAVLPIVLRESILKWLKDKKIFWASQIGDKAILHP; encoded by the coding sequence ATGCACACCCACCGCGCCAATCTTGAAGTTATAGTCCGGGCTGTCATCCAAAAAGATGATAAGCTTTTAGTTTGTCACGAAAAGGGCAGTGATCATTATTTTACCCCTGGCGGGCACATAGAGCCAGGCGAAAGCGCTGAGGAGGCGCTCAAGCGGGAGTTAAAAGAAGAGCTGGACCTAACAATTAAGAAAAGTTTTTTTATCGGGGCAGTTGAAAATATCTTTACCCTGTACCCTCGTGGTTCAGGGTTTACCCAAGACAGGGAAGAGCATCATGAGTTAATTTTAAATTATAAAGTAGAGGCCTTGGATGTAAAAGATAAAAGCCTGGAAGACCATATTGATTTTTTCTTTTTTGATATTGGCCGCTTCTCAAAAGAAGCAGTTTTGCCGATTGTTCTGCGAGAATCAATTTTAAAATGGTTAAAAGACAAAAAGATTTTCTGGGCCAGCCAGATTGGCGATAAAGCAATTTTGCATCCTTAG
- a CDS encoding DUF3800 domain-containing protein, which produces MFLDESGDLGFSQRSSRWFVLTIVLTNEHRKIEKVVKKIHRRLKKKYRRVMELHAYHADSITKKRMLRCLADLEDIKVLCIVLNKKKVYVDLQNQKSYLYNYTANILLDRLHNKNVLNKKELIEIYIDQRETNKFLKKNFENYLRNNLEKRSNSGVKIKIKPSHTEKCLQAVDFISWAIFRKYELNDYEYYEIIKDKIIGENLLFP; this is translated from the coding sequence ATATTCTTAGACGAATCAGGCGATTTAGGATTCAGCCAACGTTCCAGCCGTTGGTTTGTTTTGACCATTGTTTTAACTAACGAACATCGAAAAATCGAGAAAGTTGTTAAAAAAATTCACCGGAGACTCAAAAAGAAATATCGCAGAGTCATGGAACTTCACGCTTATCATGCTGATTCGATTACCAAAAAGAGAATGCTTCGCTGCTTGGCAGACTTGGAAGATATTAAGGTGCTCTGTATTGTTTTGAACAAAAAGAAAGTTTATGTGGACTTACAAAATCAGAAAAGTTATCTTTATAATTATACAGCCAATATATTATTAGATCGTTTGCACAATAAAAATGTTTTGAATAAAAAGGAGCTCATAGAAATTTATATTGACCAGAGAGAAACTAACAAATTTCTTAAGAAAAATTTTGAAAATTATTTAAGGAATAATTTAGAGAAAAGAAGTAACAGCGGAGTTAAAATAAAAATAAAACCCTCGCATACAGAAAAATGTCTTCAAGCGGTTGATTTTATTTCTTGGGCAATTTTTAGAAAATACGAGCTTAATGATTATGAATATTACGAAATAATAAAGGATAAGATAATTGGGGAAAATTTGCTATTTCCCTAA
- a CDS encoding PD-(D/E)XK nuclease family protein, whose protein sequence is MSNYYNPHKNPNWLFQPGVQNNFKLSRSKIDLFLQCPRCFYLDNRLGTARPGGFPFTLNSAVDYLLKKEFDLHRAKDKQHPLIEKYGIDATPVAHEQLDEWRENFKGIRYFHEPTGLTITGAIDDLWQNSKAEYIVVDYKATSKDKDITELDEDWQDSYKRQMEIYQWLLRQNGYKVSDTGYFVYCNGITDRKAFDAKLEFDITLVSYIGDDSWVEKTIINAHKCLLADKIPAPNPDCDFCKYREAVGEAEK, encoded by the coding sequence ATGTCAAATTACTACAACCCCCACAAAAATCCCAACTGGCTTTTCCAACCCGGAGTACAAAACAACTTCAAACTTAGCAGGTCAAAAATAGACTTATTTCTTCAATGCCCCCGCTGTTTTTACCTGGACAACCGCCTAGGCACGGCCCGGCCGGGCGGGTTTCCTTTTACCTTAAATTCCGCAGTAGATTATTTATTAAAGAAAGAATTCGATTTGCACCGGGCTAAAGACAAACAGCATCCTTTGATAGAAAAATATGGCATAGACGCAACCCCTGTGGCGCACGAGCAACTGGACGAATGGCGGGAAAATTTTAAAGGCATCCGGTATTTTCATGAACCTACCGGGCTTACAATAACCGGCGCCATAGATGATTTGTGGCAAAACTCCAAAGCAGAGTATATTGTGGTGGATTACAAAGCCACCAGCAAAGATAAAGATATTACAGAATTAGATGAGGACTGGCAGGATAGTTATAAAAGGCAGATGGAGATTTACCAATGGCTTTTGCGCCAGAATGGCTATAAAGTCTCGGACACTGGATACTTCGTCTATTGCAATGGCATTACCGACAGAAAGGCCTTTGACGCCAAATTAGAATTTGATATTACTTTGGTTTCTTATATAGGCGATGATTCTTGGGTCGAAAAAACCATTATCAATGCGCACAAGTGCCTGCTCGCCGACAAAATCCCTGCCCCAAACCCAGATTGCGATTTTTGTAAATATCGCGAGGCAGTAGGGGAGGCCGAGAAGTAA
- a CDS encoding YwbE family protein, whose translation MPNKTRDNIKLGLRVAIVQKQDQPAGKLTPGIVADILTSSSHHPHGIKVRLETGEVGRVQEIL comes from the coding sequence ATGCCCAACAAAACCAGAGACAACATAAAACTTGGCCTGCGCGTGGCCATTGTCCAAAAACAAGACCAACCCGCAGGAAAACTAACCCCAGGCATTGTGGCTGATATTTTAACTAGTTCTTCCCATCATCCTCATGGAATAAAAGTGCGATTGGAAACCGGCGAGGTTGGAAGAGTGCAGGAGATTTTATAA